One region of Mus musculus strain C57BL/6J chromosome 3, GRCm38.p6 C57BL/6J genomic DNA includes:
- the Lce3d gene encoding late cornified envelope 3D produces the protein MSCQQSQKQCQPPPKCPSPKCSPKCPPKSTTQCLPAASSCCATNSGGCSVPSSEGGCCLSHHRRRSHRCRRRSSSSCDRGSGQQSGGSGCGHSSGGCC, from the coding sequence ATGTCCTGCCAGCAGAGCCAGAAGCAGTGCCAGCCTCCTCCCAAGTGCCCTTCCCCAAAGTGCTCCCCAAAGTGCCCCCCAAAGAGCACAACACAGTGTCTGCCTGCAGCCTCTTCCTGCTGTGCTACAAACTCTGGGGGCTGCAGTGTCCCCAGCTCTGAGGGAGGCTGCTGCCTGAGCCACCACAGGCGCAGGTCCCACAGATGCAGGCGCAGGAGCTCCAGTTCCTGTGACCGTGGCAGTGGTCAGCAGTCTGGGGGCTCAGGCTGTGGCCACAGCTCTGGGGGCTGCTGCTGA
- the Lce3e gene encoding late cornified envelope protein, translating into MSCQQSQKQCQPPPKCPSPKCSPKCPPKSTTQCLPAASSCCATSSGGCSLPSSEGGCCLSHHRRRSHRCRRRSSSSCDRGSGQQSGGSGCSHSSGGCC; encoded by the coding sequence ATGTCCTGCCAGCAGAGCCAGAAGCAGTGCCAGCCTCCTCCCAAGTGCCCTTCCCCAAAGTGCTCCCCAAAGTGCCCCCCAAAGAGCACAACACAGTGTCTGCCTGCAGCCTCTTCCTGCTGTGCTACAAGCTCTGGGGGCTGCAGTCTCCCCAGCTCTGAGGGAGGCTGCTGCCTGAGCCACCACAGGCGCAGGTCCCACAGATGCAGGCGCAGGAGCTCCAGTTCCTGTGACCGTGGCAGTGGTCAGCAGTCTGGGGGTTCAGGCTGCAGCCACAGCTCTGGGGGCTGCTGCTGA